One segment of Pogoniulus pusillus isolate bPogPus1 chromosome 26, bPogPus1.pri, whole genome shotgun sequence DNA contains the following:
- the RNF7 gene encoding RING-box protein 2 isoform X1 — MADVEDGDEPGAPHSHPALAGPKAGTPDRMFSLKKWNAVAMWSWDVECDTCAICRVQVMDACLRCQAENKQEDCVVVWGECNHSFHNCCMSLWVKQNNRCPLCQQDWVVQRIGK; from the exons ATGGCCGATGTGGAGGACGGGGACGAGCCGGGCGCCCCCCACTCGCACCCAGCCTTGGCGGGCCCTAAGGCGGGCACCCCCGACAGGATGTTTTCGCTGAAGAAGTGGAACGCGGTTGCCATGTGGAGCTGGGATGTGGAGTGCGACACCTGCGCCATTTGCCGAGTGCAGGTCATGG ATGCCTGTCTTAGATGTcaagctgaaaacaaacaagaagaTTGTGTTG tgGTTTGGGGAGAATGCAATCATTCCTTCCACAATTGCTGCATGTCCTTATGGGTGAAACAGAATAATCgctgtcccctctgccagcaggaCTGGGTAGTCCAAAGAATAGGCAAATAA
- the RNF7 gene encoding RING-box protein 2 isoform X2, producing the protein MADVEDGDEPGAPHSHPALAGPKAGTPDRMFSLKKWNAVAMWSWDVECDTCAICRVQMPVLDVKLKTNKKIVLWFGENAIIPSTIAACPYG; encoded by the exons ATGGCCGATGTGGAGGACGGGGACGAGCCGGGCGCCCCCCACTCGCACCCAGCCTTGGCGGGCCCTAAGGCGGGCACCCCCGACAGGATGTTTTCGCTGAAGAAGTGGAACGCGGTTGCCATGTGGAGCTGGGATGTGGAGTGCGACACCTGCGCCATTTGCCGAGTGCAG ATGCCTGTCTTAGATGTcaagctgaaaacaaacaagaagaTTGTGTTG tgGTTTGGGGAGAATGCAATCATTCCTTCCACAATTGCTGCATGTCCTTATGGGTGA